The Musa acuminata AAA Group cultivar baxijiao chromosome BXJ2-5, Cavendish_Baxijiao_AAA, whole genome shotgun sequence genomic interval CACCCGTCCCTGCTGCATTGGCGCGACCACTTCGGCCGGCACTGGAACCGGTTTGCCGCCCGGAAGAACCTGTTCGACCCCCTCGGCGTCCTGGCTCCCGGCCAAGGCATCTTCCCCAGAGTACATGCTTCCACGCTGTAGAACCAGTAGCATCAGCAGCCTACACTCCTATTGATCAACATAGGAACGCAAACATGTGCAAACGCTGAGAGAGAGGGAAGAAGAAAAATGTAATCCGTTCTACGATCCTGCTCTTTCTTAATATGAAGATTTTGGAAAGCaccttaagaactcatgaagatttAAGCGAGTGACTGGTTTTGTGAGGTTGCTTTTACGAAAAATATACATGCAATCTCAGGACAAAGGTCACTCCAGATTATTACCAGCCCAAAGGAACATTTTCTATAGCAACTTGTGTGTGTCATATAACCTTCATCTTCTCTTGACCTTCGCTCTTCTTGAACGCAGGAAGTATTATCCGCCTCTACGAGTCATGGCCCTTCTCATCCCCGTTGTGCTCAGATCCACAACGCTTCCACCATTACCTACTAATCCTGACCTATGATATAGCTGGGCCGGTATATGGACCGGTCTAAGGCCCGGTCTAGTCCTGTCCGAGTCAATCTGGCCTTCTGTCAGAGCACATGAAAGAAACAGATATTGCGTCTAACTTTACCTAAATTATTCGTTCACTATattctaaaatttatttattaatatcatccatatgttttaaatttttcaaaaaaaatataattgaattttattttttaaaaaatattgatattatAGTCAAATTAATCcaccagttttttttttttttaatgcaagtAAATCAGGTTACCAGCATTACAAAACGAGTAATAAAACGAGAATGTCATGCGATAAAAGGAACAAAGAATGAATGCCTccgctgctttttttttttttccctttacgaAGAAATGCCGTGTGGAATCCAGTTGGTAAACATTGTAATCACTAATTATTTTTTGCttccttaacataattcaaattatcataaataatatattactttatttaaattattaactttcttatttatgcagtatgtataaaaaaaataattaaaattaattttcttaataataTGGATAAGAATTTTATCAATCATGTAaactattaattaattaattaatttcctATTGAGCGGTGCactttttagaaagtaaatagtttaaattttatttttaatgtgtgaaccataagaaataaatattataattctattttatatgtgaaagtaaaataaaaattaaattattacttaccttttaaAGAAAGTCATTTTCTTCTATATAAGAGACTCTTCCTCACTCTTTTCTCATTTATTCTGGAGGATTCAAGATAAGATTCTTAGGGAGaggtaagatttttttttcttatatgtttttatttatatttaaaatctttgatattaaaattattataatttgtatgatgtataataatattttaattttaaaattttatgattaataaataataattattgaattataattttaGGATGATTAGTTAATTTCATAATAGTTATAATTCATTTAATTAggcatatttatatttttaaaagaattatatgtgaattttattatttaattaaatttaaattagttaattattattttataatattttaaagtactttgaaaatattaaaatctaatccaAACCTAAGTTAAGTAGATCAGCTACATCAACTTATGTGGTTAGGTTTGACTTTTTTTATATGGTTAGGTACGATTTAACTTATGTGATTGGACGTGACTTGaccaatataaatatatatggtcTAGCTCATGTGGTTAGGCATGATTCAACTCATATAACCAGGTACAAATTAGCTCATGTGATCAGGTATAACTCAACTCATATGGTTATGCATAAACCATATGACTATGCACAACCAAACTCATATGGTTAGGTATAACTCAACTCATATGGTCAAGCATAATTCAACCTATATGACTAAACACAATCTAAATTATAAGCAAGGTGTAACTTAATTCAATTGTAAAACTTAGCTTGACTCATGAGTGAGACTCAATGAAGTTTGTGAAGCTATGTCACCCAATTATATGATTTGCATTAGACACACCATCATCCTTTTATCTAACTCATTATACATTAGCCCAATATACTATTAGAAATAGGTATTTGCGATCAACACATAATATACTTTAATTTTCTCTATTTTTCTTTATTGGTTTGAACTGATTAGTTAATTGAATTAGATATGTTTGATCCGTTAAAGACTATTCTAGACCAACCTAACTAGTTTAAGCTCACTTGACCTAATTGAAATTAATCAAATTCAAATTAGATCAGGATAATTCTAGACTAGTTCATGAGGTTATTCCAATTTAATTAAATTTGACTTAACTCAAATTAGTTATTCCAATTAGGTTCTAGTTGATTAGAGATTATTAAGATATTGATATCTTATGTATATATCAattagaaataattaatattttttaaaaattaaattaatgttATCAATGTGATTTTTATCATGTGATATATGTGATTATGCTGACTGCTCCACATTGTATATAAAACGAAAAGAGCTACAATTACACTTAAAACTCTATCTCCCCGTATAAATTCATGTGAAGGCTCTTCATCTGGTTTCATCCAAGTGATAGGAGAAAGATGGAGATCTCTAAGTGCTGCTTGCTGCTGTTGGTCGCCTCTTCTCTCTACTACATTGTTTGCTCCACCACGGTTTCTCATGATGGACGAGCACTCGTCATCGATGGCCAGCGTCGCGTCATCTTCTCTGGCTCCATCCACTACCCCCGTAGTACTCCCGAGGTGATCGATCCATGTTCGAGTCATAAGTATTGGCGTTGGTTGATTGACGATGTATTGATAGATTGATTTGGCTTTCTGCTGTTGTCTAGATGTGGCCCGACTTGATACGGAAATCGAAGGAAGGAGGGCTTGATGCAATCGAGACTTATGTTTTCTGGAATGGCCATGAGCCCAGGAGACGTGAGGTTGTGGTTTTCCACCACATGCTTGTGTTTATGTACATGTGAGATATTGAATACGATGCTTACTCTTTTGTTTTATTGTCTTAGTACAACTTCGAAGGCAATTATGACCTCATCAGGTTCCTCAAGGAAGTGCAGAATGCTGGACTATATGCCATCCTTCGGATTGGTCCATATGTTTGTGCTGAGTGGAATTATGGGTATGTCATAAAGATGATTTCAGGACACTAATCAGTAATGAAGgtgattctgatggattttaattTGTTGTTATGTTTTCAGAGGACTTCCTGTTTGGTTGTACAAAATTCCAGGGATGCAAACTAGAACAGATAACCAACCATGGAAGGTCATAGAAGTTGATTTAAATTATGTGCATAAATTGATTATGTATTACATTGTCATCTGAAATCTTCTTTAACAATGAAGGATGAGATGCAAAATTTTACTACATTGATAGTGGACAAGGTGAAGGAAGAAAGGCTGTTGGCAACACAAGGAGGCCCTATCATTCTGCTTCAGGTTTTTACTGTTCTTCTTTACTGTTTACTTATTGTGTTTATAGTTGTTCTAGTTTATAGTCACAGCAAAACATTGATTGGAACAGATCGAGAATGAATATGGCAATGGTGACATCGAGATACGCTATGGTGAAGCTGGACCCAGATACATCAACTGGTGTGCAAACATGGCAGAGTCTTTGGTTTCAGATGTGCCATGGATCATGTGCCAGCAATCTGATGCTCCACAACCAATGGTAAACTTAGCAAATCGCACATTGCATGACACTGTTCTTGTCTCATGTTGCTTATCTCATGATACGCTTTGCCTATGATGCCTTAAACAGATCAACACCTGCAATGGATTCTCTGGCTGTGATGGTTTCACCCCCAACAACGGGAACAGTCCCAAGATCTGGACAGAGAATTGGACTGGCTCGTATGATAGAATTATCTCTTCCTTCCATTCTTTAGCATTAATGATTTATCATGTTCATTAATCTCAGGTTCAAGATCTGGGGTTCTCCACACCCACATAGGCCAGTTGAAGAGGTGGCTTTTCAGGTTGCTCGTTTCTTCCAAAGCAATGGGACAGTACAGAACTACTACATGGTTAGCTTTCTTCTTGTTTCCTACCATGATCATCATCTATTTCTTTAAATATAGCTTCAGCAAATAAGATCTTTAATTGCTTGTGCTCAGTATCATGGAGGAACCAATTTTGGTCGTACTTCAGGAGGCCCATACATTGCCACAAGCTATGATTATGATGCTCCTCTTGATGAGTATGGTATGTCTACATATTCATCATGGTAAAAGCTTTAACATTTCATGTTTATAGTAATAATGATCATAAATTATTTATGTATCTCTTTAGGTAATATAAGGCAACCCAAGTGGGGGCATTTGAAGGAACTCCATGCTTCTGTTAAGCTGATGGAGAAGGCCCTCACCTATGGAGAAGTTGTTGAAGATCATCTTGGCAATGGATTGACAGTATGAATTCTTTCAGACACGCATTGTCTCTCTTTTGTTTAAAGATTTCAGCTTataattgtcttttatgccaTTGTAGATTACCAAGTTCTCTGGTGATGGGATTGTTCCTGGTTGTTTCCTAAGTAACCAGAACAGCACGGTTGATGCCACCATAAGCTTTCAGGGAACCAAGTATTTCTTGCCTGCCTGGTCTGTCAGCATTCTTCCGGACTGTAAGAAAGAGGTTTACAACACTGCCAAGGTAATTATGAACTAATAGATTTAACCTTTAATTCTGATCATAAATGTTGTTTCTTTTAATCCTTcttgtcatcatcttcttcttacaGGTGAAAACTCAGACTTCTATCATGGTGACGAAGAAAGACAATGCTGGTGATCAATCCAAAGACTTGGGTTGGTCATGGAAGCCTGAGAGATTGCATGACTCTGCTAAAGGTTTTGGAAATTCCTTCACTGTTAACAAGCTCTTGGAGCAGAAAACCACCACTGTTGATGCCAGTGACTACTTGTGGTACACCACCAAGTAAGTGATTTCTTGAAACAATTAATTCAAATAATTGTAATAGCATTTATTGAAAGAAAATAACACTTGTTTTGTCTAATGACTTCCAGTGTGGAAGTAAGCAAGAAGGAATCATTTACTCTTAGTGTCAGCACCACTGGGCACATCCTCTATGCCTTTGTTAATGGCAGGCTAGTAGGTAATAAAAATCAAATCCTATTTAGTTTAGCAGAACTCCTTGtatactaaaatataattttcttctGCACTTGATGATGATTAATAGGTTCTGAGTATGCTACTGGTGGAAATTATAACTTTATATTTGAGAGGAAAGTGACCTTCAAGCCTGggaaaaatcaaatatcattgCTTAGTGCTACTGTTGGTCTTAGGGTATGTATGTTGTGTCATTTTTGTCCTTGGAGATTATACATATGCTTTGAGTACTGATTTTTCTTCTGTTACACAGAACTATGGTGCATTTTATGATAATACTCCAGATGGGATTGTTGGTGGCCCAGTCAAATTGATTGGGAAGAACAATACTATTCTGGATCTATCCGAATCAAATTGGTCTTACAAGGTTTCATCAAAGGCTTCAATCCTTGTTCCATTCATCCTTTTCTCTACTAGTTTTGTGCTAATTAATACAAATCTCACAATCAGATTGGCTTAGATGGAGAAGTTAGGAAGCTCCAGCTTGATGAAGAAAGGTGGTATTCTGGTGTAATTCCAACCAAGAGACCTTTCACTTGGTACAAGGTAGTAGTCTTTGCATAGATATCTTAGTGCTAATATACAGTAAAGGCGAAGAACTAATGCTTCCTCTGCCTTTGTTGCTGAAGACAACATTCCAAGCTCCACTAGGATCAGAACCAGTCGTCGTCGACTTGCTCGGACTCGGCAAAGGAGAGGCGTGGGTGAACGGCAACAGCCTCGGTCGCTTCTGGCCAAACTTCACCGCTAATCCCGACGGCTGCAAGCAATGCGACTACCGCGGCAATTTCCAGACGAACAAGTGTCAGACCGCCTGCGGAGAGGCTTCCCAACGATGGTATCACGTTCCCCGGTCGTTCCTGAAGCGCGGAGAGCCCAACACCCTGACGCTGTTCGAGGAGGCCGGCGGCGACCCGAACCAGGTCAACTTCCAGACCGTTACTGTTGGCACCGCGTGCACCAGCGCCGGCGAGGGAGACGCGCTGAGCTTGTCGTGCCAAGGAGGGCGCACCATTTCGAGTGTAGACTTTGCTACCTTCGGCGAACCTGATGGGACCTGCGGCGCTTACGTGAGCGGCGGATGTGGCTCCGACGAGGCTGTCGCTATCTTGAAGGATGCTTGTCTGGGAAGGGAGTCATGCTCGATCAAGATCAGTGACACGATTGGGACTTCTTGTGCCAAACTTGCCTCACCGAGGAAGCTCGTAGGTCAAGTTACATGTTCATGATTCAACGAGTACGCTAGCTTAGTAGTTTCAGTTGAGAGAGGGATTTGCTCCAAGTCTTTCTGCGTAATGTTTTCTTTTGTTCCACTTGAACTGATATTAATTAGGAATTGAAGCAGTAAATTATGTTGCCTtaatttatctttgtttttgtttttgttttctcgcCTAATAGCCATAAAGTACAAAATAGATACATCAAGTAACTTACCCTAGACCTGTAGTCCATCTGATCTGTGATTGGGCTATTTGAACCGTCCGCGACGGTATGGACGGTAGTGGATGAATGGATGCATCAACTGTGTTACGAGCGCGGTTTCAGCATCTATATAACCAATGGCTGCAAGAGATTACATTCCTTCTTTGTCTTCCTCCTGTTGCTGATACTAACGTCGCTCCCCAGGCTGCAGAGTGGAGCGTCTCCGTCGACCAGGCCGCTCTTCCCACGTAGAGGTAAGGCTTCTTCTCAGTTCATGGTCTCCGATTCCCGCCCCCTTTACCAGGCAGAAAACCTTCGCATagcagaagaaaagagagagagacagcAAAAACCCAACATCCTGCTCTGTTACAATGGCTGTTGTTGGCGATCATTCATTTCTCCTCCTCGATCTATATCTTTAGATCGAGATTTATGAAGAAAACATATCGGATCATCAATATTTCCAGCCAATTATTGCCTTTTCCAACATGACGAGACGACTATTCGCCGGTGGGGTGGTCAAAGGTTCACATGCTTCACGACCGGAAGCAGACAATGGAATCCTCGGGTCTCGTAAAAAAAGTCACCTTTTTTGTTTCcgatctctctttttcttctcctctttttgctgTTGCGTCACGCTCAGTTACCGGGGAAGGTCTGCCCATGCTTTTGTTTTGTTCCGCGTCTCAGGCCCTCGTTGAACTCgaagaggggatagagatatcaaatagaggaagagtatcACAAGCTTCAATATTCTAtatttttctcaaaaaatatttttacaattTTAAAAAACTCTCCAATATatagggtttatatagtccccaaagatatattatattaattgtattcaagatgaatcattctctttcaagaaatcctttcaagaatcaataaccaatttgacttatccttctatagacttttaatctattttttcttcttgttgtaatgattctcccacttgatgcaatgaacctttttatgacacttgaacaagtttaattccaacattctcccctcttaaacttgttccatccagCATGCCAAGTTTCCTTCgaagttgttgaatatataccttttcttcaagaactccattaagaaatgctgatttaacatccatttgtaaaatcttccatttcatttgagctgctagagagataaaTAATCTTACTGTCTTCAATCGAGGAACtggcgcaaatacttcttcataatcaatcccatattgttgtttatatccctttgcaaccaatctggcATTGTATTTCTtcacctctccttttgcatttctttttattttgaagatccacttaacaccgatagcttggtggtcttctggaagtgtagtaagctcctatgtattatttttgttaatggcatgaatctcttcattcatagcttgtggccatttttcatctctataagcttcttcaaagattaatggatcatatcctacaaaaaggtaaaataaagaaagttcatcattgttagtatcaatccttcgagtcacatcatataggtcctgaatcggtcttgtccttcttataattggacttcttgaatcatgtgacctagctgatctaggtgatgattctagcaaagccacttcagtgcttgcttgtattgtatcatcttcttctgaagctatagctttcttatgctgctcatcacttttccagttccaaatctattgttcatcaaactcaacatctcttgacatcacaactttatttgtgataggattgtagagtttgtaaccactggaattctccggataacctagcaaaatgcatttttgacttttatcctccaattttgttctcttctcttctggtatcttagcaaatgcaacacttccaaaaattctcaaatgatcaactcttggtttttgtaagcttcatgcttcttctggtgtaacattaccaattcgctttgtcggaaacctgttaagcaaataaactgcacaagcaacagcatcaccccaaaattctttcagaatttttctttcctttaacatacaTCGGACACC includes:
- the LOC135612340 gene encoding beta-galactosidase 13-like, yielding MEISKCCLLLLVASSLYYIVCSTTVSHDGRALVIDGQRRVIFSGSIHYPRSTPEMWPDLIRKSKEGGLDAIETYVFWNGHEPRRREYNFEGNYDLIRFLKEVQNAGLYAILRIGPYVCAEWNYGGLPVWLYKIPGMQTRTDNQPWKDEMQNFTTLIVDKVKEERLLATQGGPIILLQIENEYGNGDIEIRYGEAGPRYINWCANMAESLVSDVPWIMCQQSDAPQPMINTCNGFSGCDGFTPNNGNSPKIWTENWTGSFKIWGSPHPHRPVEEVAFQVARFFQSNGTVQNYYMYHGGTNFGRTSGGPYIATSYDYDAPLDEYGNIRQPKWGHLKELHASVKLMEKALTYGEVVEDHLGNGLTITKFSGDGIVPGCFLSNQNSTVDATISFQGTKYFLPAWSVSILPDCKKEVYNTAKVKTQTSIMVTKKDNAGDQSKDLGWSWKPERLHDSAKGFGNSFTVNKLLEQKTTTVDASDYLWYTTNVEVSKKESFTLSVSTTGHILYAFVNGRLVGSEYATGGNYNFIFERKVTFKPGKNQISLLSATVGLRNYGAFYDNTPDGIVGGPVKLIGKNNTILDLSESNWSYKIGLDGEVRKLQLDEERWYSGVIPTKRPFTWYKTTFQAPLGSEPVVVDLLGLGKGEAWVNGNSLGRFWPNFTANPDGCKQCDYRGNFQTNKCQTACGEASQRWYHVPRSFLKRGEPNTLTLFEEAGGDPNQVNFQTVTVGTACTSAGEGDALSLSCQGGRTISSVDFATFGEPDGTCGAYVSGGCGSDEAVAILKDACLGRESCSIKISDTIGTSCAKLASPRKLVGQVTCS